From one Macaca nemestrina isolate mMacNem1 chromosome 3, mMacNem.hap1, whole genome shotgun sequence genomic stretch:
- the LOC105486174 gene encoding inactive ubiquitin carboxyl-terminal hydrolase 53 isoform X3, translated as MAWVKFLRKPGGNLGKVYQPGSMLSLAPTKGLLNEPGQNSCFLNSAVQVLWQLDIFRRSLRVLTGHVCQGDACIFCALKTIFAQFQHSREKALPSDNIRHALAESFKDEQRFQLGLMDDAAECFENILERIHFHIVPSRDADMCTSKSCITHQKFAMTLYEQCVCRSCGASSDPLPFTEFVRYISTTALCNEVERMLERHERFKPEMFAELLQAANTTDDYRKCPSNCGQKIKIRRVLMNCPEIVTIGLVWDSEHSDLTEDIVRNLATHLYLPGLFYRVTDENAKNSELNLVGMICYTSRHYCAFAFHTKSSKWVFFDDANVKEIGTRWKDVVSKCIRCHFQPLLLFYANPDGTAVSTDDALRQVVSWSHYKSVAENMGCEKPVIHKSDNLKENGFGDQAKQRENQKFQTDNISSSNRSHSHTAVGRGPAKLSHIDQREKIKDISRECALKAIEQKNLLSSQRKDLEKGQRKDLGRHRDLIDEDLSHFQSGSPPAPNGFRQHGNPHLYHSQGKGSYKHDRVVPQSRASAQIISSSKSQILAPGEKITGKVKSDNGTGYDTDSSQDSRDRGNSCNSSSKSRNRGWKPMRETLNVDSIFSESEKRQHSPRHKPNISNKPKCSKDQSFSNWPKENPKQKGLMTIYEDEMKQEIGSRSSLESNGKGADKNKGLVEGKVHGDNWQMQRTESGYESSDHISNGSTNLDSPVIDGNGTVMDISAVKETVCFSDQIKTSNLNKECGDWTSLQSQNHLEDHMYMKTMESYFLHPVYKYPRTIMQENMCTSQMNRNLKNQMSANFLSGLI; from the exons ATGGCATGGGTAAAATTCTTACGGAAACCTGGTGGCAATCTTGGAAAAGTTTATCAGCCTGGAAGTATGCTATCCCTAGCCCCTACCAAAGGCTTGTTAAATGAACCAGGACAAAACAGCTGCTTTCTTAATAGTGCTGTACAG GTCTTATGGCAATTGGATATATTCCGACGAAGCTTGCGGGTTTTGACTGGACATGTTTGTCAGGGAGATGCCTGTATATTTTGTGCATTGAAG ACGATATTTGCACAGTTCCAACATAGTCGAGAAAAAGCACTTCCCTCAGATAACATAAGGCATGCTCTTGCAGAAAGCTTCAAAGATGAGCAGCGATTTCAACTTGGCCTTATGGATGATGCTGCAGAGTGCTTT gagaATATATTGGAGAGGATTCATTTTCACATAGTGCCAAGCAGAGATGCAGACATGTGTACCTCTAAATCTTGTATCACTCACCAGAAGTTTGCTATGACTCTGTATGAACAG TGTGTGTGTCGTAGCTGTGGAGCATCATCAGATCCTCTACCTTTTACAGAATTTGTGCGGTACATTTCTACAACAGCCTTATG CAATGAAGTTGAAAGAATGTTGGAAAGGCATGAACGCTTTAAACCTGAAATGTTTGCAGAATTGCTACAAGCAGCAAACACAACAGATGACTATAGGAAATGTCCT aGTAACTgtggccaaaaaataaaaattcgcCGTGTTTTAATGAATTGCCCAGAGATTGTTACAATTGGTTTAGTCTGGGACTCTGAGCATTCTGACTTGACCGAAGATATTGTTCGGAATCTAGCAACACATCTTTATCTTCCTGGG cttttttATAGAGTTactgatgaaaatgccaaaaatagTGAACTTAACCTTGTTGGTATGATCTGCTATACTAGCCGACATTATTGTGCCTTTGCATTTCACACCAAAAGTTCCAAATGGGTATTTTTTGATGATGCAAATGTGAAAGAG attggaACTAGATGGAAAGATGTTGTCTCCAAATGCATTCGATGCCACTTTCAGCCACTGCTTTTGTTTTACGCAAACCCAGATGGGACAGCAGTTTCTACTGACGATGCACTCAGGCAGGTTGTCAGCTGGTCACATTACAAATCTGTTGCAGAAAATATGG gATGTGAAAAGCCTGTAATTCATAAGTcagataatttaaaagaaaatggatttgGTGATCAGGCAAAGCAGAGAGAAAATCAGAAATTTCAAACTGATAATATTTCATCATCTAATCGGAGCCACAGTCACACAGCTGTAGGGAGAGGACCAG CTAAGTTAAGTCACATTGATCaaagggaaaagataaaagaCATTTCCAGAGAATGTGCTCTGAAAGCTATTGAACAGAAAAACTTACTTTCTTCACAAAGGAAAGATTTAGAGAAGGGACAAAGAAAAGATTTAGGACGACATAGAG atttgatTGATGAAGACCTTTCACATTTCCAATCTGGATCACCTCCTGCCCCAAATGGTTTTAGACAACATGGGAATCCACATCTATATCATAGTCAAGGAAAAGGATCATATAAACATGACCGAGTTGTACCACAGAGTCGAGCTTCTGCACAAATAATAAGTTCAAGTAAATCCCAGATTCTTGCTCCAGGGGAGAAAATAACTGGCAAAGTTAAGAGCGACAATGGCACTGGATATGATACAGACAGCAGCCAAGATTCTAGGGATAGAGGAAACAGCTGTAATAGCAGCAGTAAAAGCCGGAACCGAGGTTGGAAACCTATGAGAGAAACATTAAATGTTGATAGTATTTTTAGTGAAAGTGAAAAAAGACAGCATAGTCCAAGACATAAACCAAATATCAGTAACAAGCCCAAATGTAGCAAGGATCAAAGTTTTAGTAATTGGCCAAAAGAGAATCCAAAGCAAAAAGGTTTAATGACCATatatgaagatgaaatgaagCAGGAAATAGGAAGCAGAAGTTCCCTTGAATCTAATGGAAAAGGAGCAGACAAAAATAAAGGCCTTGTAGAGGGTAAAGTGCATGGTGATAATTGGCAGATGCAAAGGACTGAGTCTGGATATGAAAGCAGTGATCACATCAGTAATGGATCTACTAATTTGGACTCACCTGTTATCGATGGAAATGGTACAGTAATGGATATCAGTGCTGTTAAAGAAACAGTATGCTTCAG